From Streptomyces sp. NBC_00683, one genomic window encodes:
- a CDS encoding HelD family protein — protein sequence MKTTTRDQVIADEQKAVDRAYDCYAERLAEMTGTSAATAAASNKDGIANRLDAEEKAAAYDGLGGESLVTARVDAPEEPGGAPLPWYVGRRAVSDIRTRDTVVVLWTSPLATKWFAAQPHAPGDVALRRQLRCVQRVVEDYFDDIAPALPVPDPALPMLPAVPTPRPAGDDAAVPETAVAGGTGAEWSDIAARGGRPPVRTPADVVRLQRRKPLQPDDFLLRELQRSRSGRMRDIVETIRRDQMDLVTGSPSDILVVQGGPGTGKSAVGLHRVTWLVNNDHFKAQDILVIGPHQRFLDYVGQVLPTLGTRDVNAVQLSRLWDGEVLGPDTPQARLVKSDERMSAVLRRRVEHECRPEAVDGLLTAPSFEGDEPAFTITVGSTTLRIPRTEVHALFEEARGGDGPHRERRERFRSLLVDRLLRELAALAPRRGADGTIRRSLERNRQVERLLDRAWPSPGAREALRSLYDSADLLRACADGILDEEERAALHRPRADKAEDDPWTLDDRVCLEELRYLVTGETPRRYGHIVVDEAQDLTPMQARALRRRVARGGSMTVLGDLAQATGPYPYPGWDRLGALLSDHGDWRIEELTTSYRVPAEIMEFVAPLARTVAPSLPYPRAVREAGAEAVRTIATEPWKLLGDTVTQAVRLVGSSDGRSLRSVAVIVPDDSGWLDEIARHLDAADGITEHEREAVSVLAATQAKGMEYDHVLVVEPATIADRGPAGLRQLYIALTRSTQSLTVLHTSPLPDALTGTAGITQELLPGTELGSGTGAAPVEADIPEIGTDIRVRVIGHTTGGNYKVEAISPATGRPLLMAVRHGSTPPVHGAELDAWVLRHASSVSFVTVDERGRRPISSTMARRYADALAVVEDLAGGNVPEDFRARLSELKGMANRCLRLDQHDWLDVWHVLGSPDRTRLNLLRDLAANATRASSSGVPDLDRFRAELERSGLAEDLAEARRTIERRIGGAAVPVAENEKDGTDSTQPSETPKAPEQSEPKAEELMTTPTDAPTAPAHVEQPSGLLGVLAVSAAKDRTCKTHEAVRFELKAALLRAGRELEPEHPVVDVNCVTETGHVLFEVLGVGLNMYADLRSGAARLREINHILAMPADHLCLVLSGPPAEDWSAATVHDVFGVDVLWRTSQQTWAGQGADIALGAEHS from the coding sequence ATGAAGACCACCACACGCGACCAGGTCATCGCCGATGAGCAGAAGGCCGTGGACCGCGCGTACGACTGCTACGCCGAGCGACTCGCCGAGATGACCGGGACTTCAGCAGCCACAGCCGCTGCCAGCAACAAGGACGGCATCGCCAACCGCCTCGACGCGGAGGAGAAGGCGGCGGCATACGACGGACTTGGTGGCGAATCACTCGTCACCGCCCGTGTCGACGCGCCGGAGGAGCCAGGAGGTGCGCCCCTGCCCTGGTACGTCGGGCGACGGGCCGTCTCCGACATCCGGACCCGTGACACTGTCGTCGTGCTGTGGACCAGCCCGCTGGCGACGAAGTGGTTCGCGGCGCAGCCGCACGCGCCCGGCGACGTCGCCCTGCGGCGTCAACTGCGGTGTGTGCAGCGCGTCGTCGAGGACTACTTCGATGACATCGCTCCGGCTCTCCCCGTCCCCGATCCTGCCCTTCCCATGCTCCCGGCCGTGCCGACGCCTCGGCCGGCCGGGGACGATGCCGCCGTGCCGGAGACTGCCGTTGCCGGCGGAACAGGAGCGGAGTGGTCGGACATCGCCGCACGCGGAGGGCGCCCACCGGTCCGTACCCCCGCTGATGTCGTCCGGCTCCAGCGCCGCAAGCCCCTCCAGCCGGACGACTTCCTGCTCCGGGAGCTCCAGCGCTCCCGCAGCGGCCGCATGAGGGACATCGTCGAGACCATCCGCCGTGACCAGATGGACCTGGTCACCGGCTCCCCTTCGGACATCCTCGTTGTGCAGGGCGGGCCGGGCACGGGCAAGTCCGCCGTCGGTCTGCACCGTGTGACCTGGCTCGTCAACAATGACCACTTCAAGGCTCAGGACATCCTGGTCATCGGCCCGCACCAGCGCTTCCTCGACTACGTCGGCCAGGTCCTGCCCACCCTCGGAACCCGCGACGTCAACGCCGTACAGCTGTCCCGGTTGTGGGACGGCGAGGTGCTCGGCCCCGATACACCCCAGGCGCGGCTGGTGAAGTCCGACGAACGCATGTCGGCGGTCCTGCGGCGCCGCGTCGAGCACGAGTGCCGTCCGGAGGCCGTCGACGGCCTCCTCACCGCACCCTCCTTCGAGGGCGATGAGCCCGCCTTCACCATCACCGTCGGCAGTACGACTCTGCGCATTCCGCGCACGGAGGTTCACGCCCTCTTCGAGGAGGCGCGCGGCGGTGACGGGCCCCACCGTGAGCGCCGCGAGCGCTTCCGTAGCCTGCTCGTCGACCGCCTCCTGCGGGAACTCGCTGCTCTGGCCCCGCGTCGCGGAGCGGACGGGACGATCCGCCGCAGCCTGGAACGCAACCGCCAGGTGGAGCGCCTCCTCGACCGAGCGTGGCCCTCACCGGGCGCCCGCGAGGCTCTGCGCAGCCTCTACGACTCTGCCGACCTGCTGCGCGCCTGTGCCGACGGAATTCTCGACGAGGAGGAGCGGGCCGCGCTGCACCGGCCGCGGGCCGACAAGGCAGAGGACGATCCGTGGACCTTGGACGACCGTGTCTGTCTGGAGGAACTCCGTTACCTCGTCACGGGTGAGACGCCGCGGCGGTACGGCCACATTGTCGTCGACGAGGCCCAGGATCTGACCCCCATGCAGGCCCGCGCCCTGCGACGCCGCGTCGCCAGGGGCGGCTCGATGACCGTACTCGGCGATCTTGCCCAGGCCACCGGCCCGTACCCGTACCCGGGATGGGACCGCCTCGGCGCGCTCCTGTCCGACCACGGTGACTGGCGCATCGAAGAGCTGACCACCAGTTATCGCGTACCCGCTGAGATCATGGAGTTCGTCGCTCCGCTGGCTCGCACGGTCGCCCCCTCGCTGCCCTACCCGCGTGCAGTGCGCGAGGCCGGCGCGGAGGCCGTACGCACGATCGCCACCGAGCCGTGGAAGCTGCTCGGCGATACCGTCACCCAGGCCGTCCGCCTCGTCGGCAGCAGCGACGGGCGCAGCCTTCGTTCCGTCGCCGTCATCGTTCCCGACGACTCAGGATGGCTCGACGAGATCGCCCGCCATCTGGACGCGGCCGACGGCATCACGGAACACGAACGTGAGGCGGTGTCCGTGCTGGCCGCCACCCAGGCCAAGGGCATGGAGTACGACCATGTCCTCGTCGTGGAGCCCGCCACCATCGCCGACCGCGGCCCGGCCGGGCTGCGCCAGCTCTACATCGCGCTGACCCGCAGTACCCAGAGCCTGACCGTTCTGCACACCTCCCCCCTGCCGGACGCCCTGACGGGCACCGCCGGGATCACGCAGGAACTGCTCCCCGGGACAGAACTCGGCTCCGGCACCGGCGCCGCACCGGTGGAAGCAGACATCCCGGAGATCGGTACCGACATCCGGGTCCGGGTCATCGGCCATACCACCGGCGGCAACTACAAGGTCGAGGCGATCTCCCCCGCCACGGGCCGCCCGCTTCTCATGGCCGTGCGCCACGGCTCCACGCCTCCCGTCCATGGGGCGGAGCTGGACGCCTGGGTACTCCGTCATGCTTCCAGCGTCAGTTTCGTCACCGTTGACGAACGTGGCCGTCGGCCCATCTCGTCCACCATGGCCCGGCGTTACGCGGACGCGCTCGCAGTTGTCGAGGACCTGGCCGGCGGGAACGTCCCCGAGGATTTCCGTGCCCGGCTGTCGGAGCTCAAGGGCATGGCCAACCGCTGCCTGCGTCTGGACCAGCACGACTGGCTGGATGTCTGGCATGTCCTCGGCTCCCCGGACAGGACCCGACTGAACCTGCTGCGGGACCTGGCGGCTAACGCCACCCGCGCGTCCTCCTCCGGCGTACCGGACCTGGACCGGTTTCGGGCCGAATTGGAGCGCAGTGGCCTGGCCGAGGACCTGGCGGAGGCACGGCGGACTATCGAACGCCGCATCGGTGGCGCGGCCGTCCCGGTGGCGGAGAACGAGAAGGACGGCACGGACTCCACGCAACCGTCCGAGACACCCAAGGCACCTGAGCAGTCCGAGCCGAAAGCAGAAGAACTTATGACCACCCCCACGGACGCCCCCACCGCACCGGCACATGTGGAACAGCCCTCGGGCCTCCTCGGCGTCCTCGCGGTCTCGGCCGCAAAGGACCGCACCTGCAAGACCCATGAGGCGGTGCGCTTCGAACTCAAGGCGGCCCTTCTGCGCGCGGGCCGGGAGCTGGAGCCCGAACACCCGGTCGTCGACGTCAACTGCGTCACGGAGACCGGCCACGTGCTCTTCGAGGTGCTCGGAGTCGGCCTCAACATGTACGCAGACCTCCGCTCGGGAGCGGCACGCCTCCGCGAGATCAACCACATTCTGGCCATGCCGGCCGACCACCTCTGCCTCGTCCTGTCCGGGCCGCCGGCCGAGGACTGGTCGGCCGCCACCGTCCACGACGTATTCGGCGTCGACGTCCTGTGGCGCACGTCGCAGCAGACGTGGGCCGGTCAGGGCGCCGACATCGCGCTGGGGGCGGAGCACTCATAG